TCGCTGCCCGGATCCGGGCAGCGATGCGCGTGGACGTGCCGGTGGGGGTCTTCTTCGCCTTCCCCACGGTGGAAGGGCTGGCGGCGTGGATCGCCGGGGAAGGGGCCCCCGGGGAGGCCGACGACCCCTCGGTCCTCGGGCCGGCCGACCGCAGCCGGCCGATCCCGCTCTCGGCGGAGCAGGAGCGTCTCTGGTTCCTGAGCTACGTGGGAGACACGGAGTCCAGCTACACGGTGTCGAAGGGGCTCCGGCTGGAGGGGATCGAGATCGACCTCGGCCGCCTGGCGCGCAGCTTCTCCATCGTCGTGGAGCGCCACGAGGCGCTGCGCACCGTCTTCCCCGCCGTGGAGGGGCAGGGGCGCCAGCACGTCCTCCCACCCGCGCCCTTCGTGCTCCCCTCGGTGGACCTGCGGGCCGTCCCGGCGCGGGAGCGGCCGGCGGAGACCCGGCGCGTGGCGGGGCTGGAGGCCGTCCGCCCCTTCGACCTGGAGCGGGGCCCACTCTTCCGCGCGCTGGTGGTCCGCACCGGCGACACGGAGTACGTCCTGCTGACCAACCTGCACCACATCGTCACGGACGCCTGGTCCACCGGGATCCTGGTGCAGGAGCTCATGGAGTGCTACCAGGCGCTCAGCACCGGCCGCGAGCCGGTCCTTCCGCGCCTCCCGGTCCAGTACGCGGACTACGCCGGGTGGCAGCGCCGCTGGCTGGAGAGCCCGGCCGCCGACGAGCAGCTGCGGTACTGGAAGCGGCAGCTGGCCGGCCTCCCTGCCCTCGACCTGTGCCCCGACCGTGCGCGCCCGGCGCGGGTGAGCTACCGCGGAGGCAGCCTGCGCATGCAGCTCTCCGCCGAGCTCTCCGCCCGGCTGCGGGCGCTCGCGGAGCGCGAGCGGGTGACGCTCTTCATGCTCCTGCTGGCGGGGTTCAAGGTGGTGCTGGCGCACTACAGCCGGCAGCGCGACGTGGTGGTGGGGATCGATGCGGCGAACCGCCGGACCGTGGAGCTGGAGCGCCTGATCGGCTTCTTCATCAACGAGCTGGTGCTCCGCAGCGACCTCTCCGGGGACCCCGCGTTCACGGCCCTCCTGGGGCGCGTGCGCGACGTCACGCTCGGGGCCTACCAGAACCAGGACCTCCCCTTCGGGCTGCTGGTGAAGGAGCTGGTCGGAAGGCGCGACCTGGGCACCAACCCGCTCTTCCAGGTGATGTTCGGCCTCAAGAACGCCCCCCGGCCCGACGTGGCGCTGGACGGGCTGCGCGTGCATCCGGTCGAGGTGGCCTCGGAGGTCGCGGTGTTCGAGCTGTGCCTCTACATGGAGGAGACCCCGCGGGAGATCTTCGGGCTCTTCACGTACCGGACCGACCTGTTCGACGCCGCCACCATCGAAGCGATGCGGAGCGACCTCGTGGAGGTGCTGGAGCGGGTGAGCGAGCACCCCGGCGTGGGCGTGGAGGAGCTGGTGGGGAACCTGGGCGTGAGAGAGCGCGAGCGGCGCGCGGAGCGGACCCGGATCGCCGAGCAGGCCGGGCGGAGGATGTTGAAGAGCGTGCAGAGGAAAGCGATCCCGATCACCTCGCCACCTGAATGAGAGGGCCCCCGATGAGCACGACCGACCAGAGCAGGACCGGCGCCCCGGCGTTCCGCGCGGGACCCCGCAGGACGATCGGAGGGGCGCAGGAGAGCCTCATCCGGGAGGACCTGCTCCGTCCCGGGCAGGAGCTCCCCCTGGTGATCCGGCCCGCGGTGGCCGGCCTGGACCCGCTCGCCTGGGCGAGCGGGAACCGGGAGCTGATCGAGGGGCGCCTCCGCAAGCACGGCGCGATCCTCTTCCGGGGCTTCCCCATCCCGACGGTGGAGACGTTCCACGCCTTCGTGGAGGCCGCCGTCGGAGAGCTGATGGAGTACAGGGAGCGCTCCTCGCCGCGGCACGAGGAGGGGGAGCGGGTCTACACCTCTACCGACTACCCGGCGGACCAGCGGATCTTCCTGCACAACGAGCACTCGTACGCCCGGCGCTTCCCGCTCAAGCTCTTCTTCTTCTGCCTCACCCCGGCGGAGGAGGGGGGGCAGACCCCCATCGCGGACACCCGCAGGATCTTCCAGCGCGTCGATCCGGCCATCCGGGACCGCTTCGCGGAGAAGGGCTGGAGGTACGTCCGCAACTTCGGCGACGGCTTCGGGCTCCCCTGGCAGACCGTCTTCCAGACCTCCGACCCGCGGGAGGTGGAGGAGTACTGCGCCCGGAACGGGATCGAGTGCGAGTGGAAGCCCGGGAACCGGCTCCGCACCTGGCAGACGCGCCCCGCCATCGCGGTGCATCCGCGCACCGGGGAGGAGACCTGGTTCAACCACGCCACCTTCTTCCACGTCACGACCCTCCCGCGGGAGATGCGCGAGGCGCTCCTGGCCGACTTCGCGGAGGGCGACCTCCCGAACAACACCTACTACGGGGACGGGTCGCCCATCGAGCCCGAGACCATGGAGGCGCTCCGGGCCGCCTACCAGGCGGAGACGGTGATGTTCGACTGGGAGGCGGGCGACGTCCTCCTCGTCGACAACATGCTGGCCTCCCACGCGCGGGAGTCGTTCCGCGGCCCCCGCCGGGTGCTGGTGGCCATGGCCGATCCCTACGAGCGCACGGACCTGTAGGCGGCCCTGCCGCTGCCCGGTACCCCCGAGACACTGCACCAAGAAGCCGAGATGAGCACGACGGAGACCGCCTTCCAGGGATTCAGACTCTCCCCGCAGCAGGTACGCATCTGGTCGCTCGCGCAGGCGGACCCGGACGTGCCGCTCCACGCGTGGTGCGCCGCGCGGCTCCGGGGAAGCCTTGACCGGAGCGCCCTGGAGGAGGCCATCGCCTCCGTCGTGCGGTCGCACGAGATCCTCCGTACCCACGTCCGCGTGATCCCCGGCGCCGGCCTCCCGGTGCAGGTGGTGGAGGAGGACGTCCGGGTCCCGCTGGAGTACGCCGACCTGGAGGGCCTCCCCGCCCCGGACCGCGAGGGGGCGGAGGCCG
This window of the Longimicrobiaceae bacterium genome carries:
- a CDS encoding TauD/TfdA family dioxygenase, whose amino-acid sequence is MSTTDQSRTGAPAFRAGPRRTIGGAQESLIREDLLRPGQELPLVIRPAVAGLDPLAWASGNRELIEGRLRKHGAILFRGFPIPTVETFHAFVEAAVGELMEYRERSSPRHEEGERVYTSTDYPADQRIFLHNEHSYARRFPLKLFFFCLTPAEEGGQTPIADTRRIFQRVDPAIRDRFAEKGWRYVRNFGDGFGLPWQTVFQTSDPREVEEYCARNGIECEWKPGNRLRTWQTRPAIAVHPRTGEETWFNHATFFHVTTLPREMREALLADFAEGDLPNNTYYGDGSPIEPETMEALRAAYQAETVMFDWEAGDVLLVDNMLASHARESFRGPRRVLVAMADPYERTDL
- a CDS encoding condensation domain-containing protein → AARIRAAMRVDVPVGVFFAFPTVEGLAAWIAGEGAPGEADDPSVLGPADRSRPIPLSAEQERLWFLSYVGDTESSYTVSKGLRLEGIEIDLGRLARSFSIVVERHEALRTVFPAVEGQGRQHVLPPAPFVLPSVDLRAVPARERPAETRRVAGLEAVRPFDLERGPLFRALVVRTGDTEYVLLTNLHHIVTDAWSTGILVQELMECYQALSTGREPVLPRLPVQYADYAGWQRRWLESPAADEQLRYWKRQLAGLPALDLCPDRARPARVSYRGGSLRMQLSAELSARLRALAERERVTLFMLLLAGFKVVLAHYSRQRDVVVGIDAANRRTVELERLIGFFINELVLRSDLSGDPAFTALLGRVRDVTLGAYQNQDLPFGLLVKELVGRRDLGTNPLFQVMFGLKNAPRPDVALDGLRVHPVEVASEVAVFELCLYMEETPREIFGLFTYRTDLFDAATIEAMRSDLVEVLERVSEHPGVGVEELVGNLGVRERERRAERTRIAEQAGRRMLKSVQRKAIPITSPPE